The following coding sequences lie in one Notolabrus celidotus isolate fNotCel1 chromosome 6, fNotCel1.pri, whole genome shotgun sequence genomic window:
- the ccl35.1 gene encoding chemokine (C-C motif) ligand 35, duplicate 1: MAAPRLALSVVVLLLAVITLSEGMRGVGPSKCCFLFKETPMAKDKVVDYVKTSQRCSNPAILLKTIRGHRVCVRPSAPWVKELITYLDAKAVPGASSHL; this comes from the exons ATGGCTGCTCCTCGTCTCGCTCTGTCTGTGGtcgtgctgctgctggctgtcaTCACTCTGAGTGAAG GTATGCGTGGTGTTGGACCAAGTAAGTGCTGCTTCCTCTTTAAGGAGACCCCTATGGCTAAAGACAAAGTGGTGGACTATGTGAAGACCAGCCAGCGCTGCTCCAACCCTGCCATCCT CCTGAAGACAATCCGAGGCCATCGGGTGTGTGTCAGACCTTCAGCCCCCTGGGTGAAGGAGCTCATCACCTACCTGGATGCCAAAGCAGTCCCAGGAGCTTCATCCCACCTGTAA